Proteins found in one Microcella daejeonensis genomic segment:
- the yajC gene encoding preprotein translocase subunit YajC, whose amino-acid sequence MDPLTIVMLAVLALLIFFMFRNSKKRKEEMAKLQDKMVPGAEIMTNFGLFGTLVSVDEENNVAVIETAPGSTVRVHRQTLARVVEDDEALVAGDDDVDAVEHEAPQLNVSSVDPAVDEKRSGDK is encoded by the coding sequence ATGGATCCGTTGACCATCGTCATGCTGGCCGTCCTGGCCCTCCTGATCTTCTTCATGTTCCGCAACTCGAAGAAGCGCAAGGAGGAGATGGCCAAGCTGCAGGACAAGATGGTCCCCGGCGCGGAGATCATGACCAACTTCGGCCTCTTCGGCACGCTCGTCTCGGTCGACGAGGAGAACAACGTCGCCGTGATCGAGACCGCCCCCGGCAGCACCGTGCGCGTGCACCGTCAGACGCTGGCGCGCGTCGTCGAGGACGACGAGGCCCTGGTCGCCGGTGACGACGACGTCGACGCCGTCGAGCACGAGGCCCCGCAGCTGAACGTGTCGAGCGTCGACCCCGCCGTCGACGAGAAGCGCTCGGGCGACAAGTAG
- the thrS gene encoding threonine--tRNA ligase — MRIDGELRDLAARVQPGTVVEPVTISSPDGLAILRHSAAHVLAQAVQQINPEARLGIGPPITDGFYYDFDVAEPFTPEQLKELTKAMERIIRQGQRFVRRVVTEEEARAELADEPYKLELIGLKGAASEGADGESVEVGGAELTIYDNVDPRSGEVHWKDLCRGPHLPSTRMIGNGFALQRVAAAYWRGSEKNPQLQRIYGTAWPTKDELRAFQARLEEAAKRDHRKLGVELDLFSFPDEIGSGLAVFHPKGGIIRAEIEDYMRERLVENGYELVYSPHITKGQLFETSGHLQWYEDGMFPAMHLDEERDAEGNVTRQGQNYYLKPMNCPFHNLIFRARGRSYRELPLRLAEFGTVYRYEKSGTLSGLTRVRGLTQDDAHIYVTPDQVKAEVASQLQFVLETLRGYGLDDFYLELSTKNPEKYVGDDAVWDQATDTLREVAVESGLELVPDPGGAAFYGPKISVQARDAIGRTWQLSTVQLDFNQPERFDLQYTATDGTRQQPVMIHRALLGSIERFFAILLEHYAGAFPAWLAPEQVVGIPVAEDHAEHLEEVIAQLRAAGVRAHVDRSDDRMQKKIRTHTTGKVPYLLLAGAEDVANGAVSFRFRDGTQVNGVPVAEAVARITSTIASRSAEL; from the coding sequence ATGCGCATCGACGGCGAGCTGCGCGATCTCGCCGCGCGCGTGCAGCCGGGCACGGTCGTCGAGCCGGTCACGATCTCCTCGCCCGACGGCCTCGCGATCCTGCGCCACTCGGCCGCGCACGTGCTCGCGCAGGCGGTGCAGCAGATCAACCCCGAGGCGCGGCTCGGCATCGGGCCGCCCATCACCGACGGCTTCTACTACGACTTCGACGTCGCCGAGCCCTTTACGCCCGAGCAGCTCAAGGAGCTCACGAAGGCCATGGAGCGGATCATCCGCCAGGGCCAGCGCTTCGTGCGCCGGGTCGTCACCGAGGAGGAGGCGCGCGCGGAGCTCGCCGACGAGCCCTACAAGCTCGAGCTCATCGGGCTCAAGGGCGCGGCGTCCGAGGGCGCCGACGGCGAGAGCGTCGAGGTCGGGGGAGCCGAGCTGACGATCTACGACAACGTCGATCCGCGCTCGGGCGAGGTGCACTGGAAGGACCTGTGCCGCGGCCCGCACCTGCCCAGCACGCGCATGATCGGCAACGGCTTCGCCCTGCAGCGCGTCGCGGCCGCCTACTGGCGCGGGTCGGAGAAGAACCCGCAGCTGCAGCGCATCTACGGCACCGCATGGCCGACGAAGGACGAGCTGCGCGCGTTCCAGGCGCGGCTCGAGGAGGCGGCCAAGCGCGATCACCGCAAGCTCGGCGTCGAGCTCGACCTGTTCTCCTTCCCCGACGAGATCGGCTCGGGCCTCGCGGTGTTCCACCCCAAGGGCGGCATCATCCGCGCCGAGATCGAGGACTACATGCGCGAGCGCCTCGTCGAGAACGGCTACGAGCTCGTCTACTCGCCGCACATCACCAAGGGGCAGCTGTTCGAGACGAGCGGCCACCTGCAGTGGTACGAGGACGGCATGTTCCCGGCGATGCACCTCGACGAGGAGCGCGACGCCGAGGGCAACGTCACGCGGCAGGGGCAGAACTACTACCTCAAGCCGATGAACTGCCCGTTCCACAACCTGATCTTCCGCGCGCGCGGCCGCAGCTACCGCGAGCTGCCGCTGCGGCTCGCCGAGTTCGGCACCGTCTACCGCTACGAGAAGAGCGGCACGCTCTCCGGGCTCACCCGCGTGCGCGGCCTCACGCAGGATGACGCGCACATCTACGTCACGCCCGATCAGGTCAAGGCCGAGGTGGCGAGCCAGCTGCAGTTCGTGCTCGAGACCCTGCGGGGCTACGGCCTCGACGACTTCTACCTCGAGCTCTCGACGAAGAACCCGGAGAAGTACGTCGGCGACGACGCGGTCTGGGATCAGGCGACCGACACGCTGCGCGAGGTCGCGGTCGAATCGGGACTCGAGCTCGTGCCCGACCCCGGGGGAGCGGCCTTCTACGGCCCGAAGATCTCGGTGCAGGCCCGCGACGCCATCGGCCGCACCTGGCAGCTCTCGACCGTGCAGCTCGACTTCAACCAGCCCGAGCGCTTCGACCTGCAGTACACGGCCACCGACGGCACGCGCCAGCAGCCCGTCATGATCCACCGCGCGCTGCTCGGCTCGATCGAGCGTTTCTTCGCCATCCTGCTCGAGCACTACGCGGGCGCCTTCCCGGCATGGCTCGCCCCCGAGCAGGTCGTCGGCATCCCCGTCGCGGAGGATCACGCCGAGCACCTCGAGGAGGTCATCGCCCAGCTGCGCGCCGCGGGCGTGCGCGCGCACGTCGACCGCTCCGACGACCGCATGCAGAAGAAGATCCGCACCCACACCACGGGCAAGGTGCCGTACCTCCTGCTCGCGGGCGCGGAGGACGTCGCGAACGGCGCCGTGAGCTTCCGCTTCCGCGACGGCACCCAGGTCAACGGGGTGCCCGTCGCCGAGGCCGTCGCGCGCATCACGAGCACGATCGCCTCGCGGTCGGCCGAGCTGTAG
- the pdxS gene encoding pyridoxal 5'-phosphate synthase lyase subunit PdxS — MSENTSSGIQGTPRVKRGLADMLKGGVIMDVVNAEQARIAEDAGAVAVMALERVPADIRAQGGVARMSDPDLIDEIIATVSIPVMAKARIGHFVEAQVLQSLGVDYIDESEVLSPADYVNHIEKQDFTVPFVCGATNLGEALRRITEGAAMIRSKGEAGTGDVSEATKHIRTILGEIRALSAKTPDEWYVAAKELQAPYDLVAEVAQTGKLPVVLFTAGGVATPADAAMMMQLGADGVFVGSGVFKSGNPAARAAAIVKATAAYEDADVIAEASRGLGEAMVGINVADLPAPHRLAERGW, encoded by the coding sequence ATGAGCGAGAACACCTCCTCGGGCATCCAGGGCACTCCCCGCGTCAAGCGCGGCCTCGCCGACATGCTCAAGGGCGGCGTGATCATGGACGTCGTCAACGCCGAGCAGGCGCGCATCGCCGAGGACGCGGGCGCCGTCGCCGTCATGGCCCTCGAGCGCGTGCCGGCCGACATCCGCGCCCAGGGCGGCGTGGCCCGCATGAGCGACCCCGACCTGATCGACGAGATCATCGCGACCGTCTCCATCCCCGTCATGGCGAAGGCCCGCATCGGCCACTTCGTCGAGGCGCAGGTGCTGCAGTCGCTCGGCGTCGACTACATCGACGAGTCGGAGGTGCTGAGCCCGGCCGACTACGTCAACCACATCGAGAAGCAGGACTTCACGGTGCCCTTCGTCTGCGGCGCCACCAACCTCGGCGAGGCCCTGCGCCGCATCACCGAGGGCGCGGCGATGATCCGCTCGAAGGGCGAGGCCGGCACGGGCGACGTCTCCGAGGCGACCAAGCACATCCGCACCATCCTCGGCGAGATCCGCGCCCTCTCGGCGAAGACCCCCGACGAGTGGTACGTCGCCGCCAAGGAGCTGCAGGCGCCGTACGACCTCGTCGCCGAGGTCGCCCAGACCGGCAAGCTGCCCGTCGTGCTGTTCACCGCGGGCGGCGTCGCCACCCCCGCCGACGCCGCGATGATGATGCAGCTGGGCGCCGACGGCGTCTTCGTCGGCTCGGGCGTCTTCAAGTCGGGCAACCCCGCTGCGCGCGCCGCCGCGATCGTCAAGGCGACCGCCGCGTACGAGGACGCCGATGTCATCGCCGAGGCCTCCCGCGGTCTGGGCGAGGCCATGGTCGGCATCAACGTCGCCGACCTGCCGGCTCCGCACCGCCTCGCCGAGCGTGGCTGGTAG
- a CDS encoding HIT family protein: MDAPHPSLDGVEAERGAGFAAVPDAFQRLWTPHRLVYIENGQQPDDDACPFCRAPEMEDENALIVARGEHAYVLLNLYPYNSGHLLVCPYRHIATYDEASPAEVAEIGSLTQTAMRVLTETAHCQGFNIGMNQGRIAGAGIAAHLHQHIVPRWALDSNFFPIIAGTKAVPRLLGEVRDEIARAWPSDSAQ, encoded by the coding sequence ATGGATGCCCCGCACCCGTCGCTCGACGGCGTCGAGGCCGAGCGGGGCGCCGGCTTCGCCGCCGTGCCCGACGCGTTCCAGCGGCTGTGGACCCCGCATCGCCTGGTCTACATCGAGAACGGCCAGCAGCCGGATGACGACGCGTGCCCGTTCTGCCGCGCCCCCGAGATGGAGGACGAGAACGCGCTCATCGTGGCGCGCGGCGAGCACGCCTACGTGCTGCTGAACCTGTACCCCTACAACAGCGGGCATCTGCTGGTCTGCCCGTACCGCCACATCGCGACGTACGACGAGGCGAGCCCCGCGGAGGTCGCCGAGATCGGCTCCCTCACGCAGACGGCCATGCGGGTGCTCACGGAGACGGCGCACTGCCAGGGCTTCAACATCGGCATGAACCAGGGCCGCATCGCCGGCGCCGGCATCGCCGCCCACCTGCACCAGCACATCGTGCCGCGCTGGGCGCTCGACTCGAACTTCTTCCCCATCATCGCGGGCACGAAGGCCGTTCCGCGGCTGCTGGGGGAGGTGCGCGACGAGATCGCGCGCGCCTGGCCCTCAGACAGCGCGCAGTAG
- the ruvB gene encoding Holliday junction branch migration DNA helicase RuvB — protein sequence MSDEILRPDADDTELAFEGALRPQSLGEFVGQQKVRRQLQLLLEAATLQNRAPDHILLAGPPGLGKTTLAMIVAHEGRRPLRMTSGPAIQHAGDLAAVLSSLTPGEVLFIDEIHRMARSAEEMLYLAMEDFRVDIMVGKGAGATSIPLELAPFTLVGATTRSGLLPNPLRDRFGFTAHLEFYEPGELFRVIERAATLLRLDVDGDALHEISGRSRGTPRIANRLLRRVRDYALVHGGRADRTAVRAALELYDVDEQGLDRLDRAVLHVIVDRFAGGPVGLSTLAVSVGEEAETIEAVVEPFLVRSGLLARTPRGRVATAEAWRHLGREPGAAAGHDL from the coding sequence ATGAGCGACGAGATCCTGCGGCCGGATGCCGACGACACCGAGCTCGCCTTCGAGGGCGCGCTGCGGCCGCAGAGCCTCGGCGAGTTCGTCGGCCAGCAGAAGGTGCGCCGCCAGCTGCAGCTGCTGCTCGAGGCGGCCACGCTGCAGAACCGCGCGCCCGACCACATCCTGCTCGCCGGCCCGCCCGGGCTCGGCAAGACGACCCTCGCGATGATCGTCGCCCACGAGGGCCGCCGCCCGCTGCGCATGACGAGCGGTCCGGCCATCCAGCACGCGGGGGACCTCGCCGCCGTGCTCTCCTCCCTCACGCCGGGGGAGGTGCTCTTCATCGACGAGATCCACCGCATGGCCCGCTCTGCGGAGGAGATGCTGTACCTCGCGATGGAGGACTTCCGCGTCGACATCATGGTCGGCAAGGGGGCGGGGGCGACGAGCATCCCGCTCGAGCTCGCGCCGTTCACCCTCGTCGGGGCGACGACCCGCTCGGGCCTCCTTCCCAACCCGCTGCGCGACCGCTTCGGCTTCACCGCGCACCTCGAGTTCTACGAGCCGGGCGAGCTGTTCCGCGTCATCGAGCGGGCCGCGACGCTGCTGCGCCTCGACGTCGACGGGGATGCCCTGCACGAGATCAGTGGACGCAGCCGGGGCACCCCCCGCATCGCCAACCGGCTCCTGCGCCGCGTGCGCGACTACGCCCTCGTGCACGGCGGGCGCGCGGATCGCACGGCGGTGCGCGCGGCGCTCGAGCTCTACGACGTCGACGAGCAGGGTCTCGACCGGCTCGACCGCGCCGTGCTGCACGTCATCGTCGACCGCTTCGCCGGGGGCCCCGTCGGCCTCTCGACCCTCGCCGTGTCGGTGGGGGAGGAGGCGGAGACGATCGAGGCCGTGGTGGAGCCGTTCCTCGTGCGATCCGGCCTGCTGGCGCGCACCCCGCGCGGTCGCGTCGCGACCGCCGAGGCCTGGCGGCATCTCGGCCGCGAGCCCGGGGCGGCCGCGGGGCATGACCTATAG
- the pdxT gene encoding pyridoxal 5'-phosphate synthase glutaminase subunit PdxT, which yields MAGSTPPVTVGVLALQGDVREHLTVLRTLQVEAVEVRRAADLERVDGLVIPGGESSVMDKLVRLFDLQGPLRRRIAEGMPVYGTCAGLIMLADTIENPIVGQQSLGGLDAVVRRNAFGSQLDSFETDLAVPALGDEPVHATFIRAPVVESVGPSVEVLARLDDGRIVAVEQGPLLGTSFHPEVEGEDRFHRRFLEKVRTAAASRR from the coding sequence GTGGCTGGTAGCACCCCGCCCGTCACCGTCGGCGTCCTCGCCCTGCAGGGCGACGTGCGCGAGCACCTCACGGTGCTGCGCACCCTGCAGGTCGAGGCCGTCGAGGTGCGCCGCGCCGCCGACCTCGAGCGCGTCGACGGCCTGGTGATCCCGGGCGGCGAGTCGAGCGTCATGGACAAGCTCGTGCGGCTCTTCGATCTGCAGGGGCCGCTGCGGCGCCGCATCGCTGAGGGGATGCCCGTCTACGGCACCTGCGCCGGGCTCATCATGCTCGCCGACACGATCGAGAACCCCATCGTCGGGCAGCAGTCGCTCGGCGGGCTGGACGCCGTGGTGCGCCGCAACGCCTTCGGCTCGCAGCTCGACTCCTTCGAGACCGACCTCGCCGTGCCCGCCCTCGGCGACGAGCCCGTGCACGCGACGTTCATCCGGGCCCCCGTCGTGGAGAGCGTCGGCCCGTCGGTGGAGGTGCTCGCCCGGCTCGACGACGGCCGCATCGTCGCCGTCGAGCAGGGTCCGCTCCTCGGCACCTCCTTCCACCCCGAGGTCGAGGGGGAGGACCGCTTCCACCGCCGTTTCCTCGAGAAGGTGCGCACCGCCGCCGCGTCGCGCCGCTGA
- the ruvC gene encoding crossover junction endodeoxyribonuclease RuvC has translation MAALRVLGVDPGLTRCGVGVVDIAADRGATLVHVSVIRTDPATPLEQRVLAIAEGVAALLDEHAPHVVALERVFAQNNVRTVMGTAQASGVVLSAAAARGLAVALHTPSEVKAAVTGHGGADKKQVTAMVQRILRLDAPPTPADAADALALAICHGWRRGAVAPAGAEGSDRLTPAQRAWRAAEKSAAAPRVER, from the coding sequence GTGGCGGCCCTGCGGGTGCTCGGCGTCGATCCGGGGCTGACGCGCTGCGGCGTCGGCGTGGTCGACATCGCGGCCGACCGCGGGGCGACCCTCGTGCACGTCAGCGTCATCCGCACCGATCCGGCGACTCCGCTCGAGCAGCGCGTGCTGGCGATCGCCGAGGGGGTCGCGGCCCTGCTCGACGAGCACGCCCCGCACGTCGTCGCCCTCGAGCGCGTCTTCGCGCAGAACAACGTGCGCACGGTGATGGGCACCGCCCAGGCGAGCGGCGTCGTGCTGAGCGCCGCCGCCGCGCGCGGCCTCGCGGTGGCCCTGCACACGCCGAGCGAGGTGAAGGCCGCCGTCACCGGGCACGGCGGCGCCGACAAGAAGCAGGTCACGGCCATGGTGCAGCGCATCCTGCGACTGGATGCCCCGCCGACGCCCGCCGACGCCGCCGACGCCCTCGCCCTCGCCATCTGCCACGGCTGGCGCCGCGGGGCGGTCGCCCCCGCCGGCGCCGAGGGGTCGGATCGGCTCACGCCCGCCCAGCGCGCGTGGCGCGCCGCCGAGAAGTCGGCGGCCGCCCCTAGGGTCGAGAGGTGA
- the ruvA gene encoding Holliday junction branch migration protein RuvA: MIASLRGTLVSLGQSRAVVEVNGIGYAVSISERHALELRLGETVQLRTAMIVREDDISLFGFVDELELGLFDLLRTVGGVGPKSALGVLGQMEPAAIAHAIAAGDDAPFRKVTGIGPKTAKLIVVTLAGKVVAPAGPTPARGAPAPSASARTAAALVEALTGLGWPERSAIEAAETVLNAEAGAESQPLPALLRRALAELGPRASRPDDRGARS; this comes from the coding sequence GTGATCGCCAGCCTTCGCGGAACCCTCGTCTCGCTCGGGCAGTCCCGCGCCGTCGTCGAGGTGAACGGCATCGGCTACGCGGTCTCGATCTCCGAGCGGCACGCCCTCGAGCTGCGTCTCGGCGAGACGGTGCAGCTGCGCACGGCGATGATCGTGCGCGAGGACGACATCAGTCTCTTCGGCTTCGTCGACGAGCTCGAGCTCGGCCTGTTCGATCTGCTGCGCACGGTCGGCGGCGTCGGCCCGAAGTCGGCGCTCGGGGTGCTCGGGCAGATGGAGCCTGCGGCGATCGCCCACGCCATCGCGGCGGGCGACGACGCCCCGTTCCGCAAGGTCACCGGCATCGGGCCGAAGACCGCCAAGCTCATCGTCGTGACGCTCGCCGGCAAGGTCGTGGCGCCGGCGGGGCCGACCCCGGCGCGAGGCGCTCCGGCCCCGAGCGCCTCGGCCCGCACCGCCGCCGCGCTCGTCGAGGCCCTCACGGGGCTCGGCTGGCCCGAGCGCAGCGCCATCGAGGCCGCCGAGACCGTGCTCAACGCCGAGGCCGGTGCCGAGTCGCAGCCGCTGCCCGCGCTGCTGCGGCGCGCCCTCGCCGAGCTCGGGCCCCGGGCATCCCGCCCCGATGACCGCGGGGCGCGCTCATGA
- a CDS encoding YebC/PmpR family DNA-binding transcriptional regulator: MSGHSKWATTKHKKAIIDSRRAKSFAKLIKNIEVAAKIGGADLNGNPTLVDAVQKAKKTSVPNDNIDRAIKRGAGLTGDAVDYQTIMYEGYGPGGLALLIECLTDNRNRAAAEVRTAMSRNGGTMADPGSVAYNFARKGVISITKTDAVTEDDILLAVLDAGAEEVIDQGGGFEVVTDPSQLTAARAALTEAGIEYDEAEAEFVASVQIEADAETARKLFRLVDAMDELDDVQNVYTNVSLTPEVRAALDDDEE, encoded by the coding sequence ATGTCCGGCCATTCCAAGTGGGCGACGACGAAGCACAAGAAGGCGATCATCGACAGCCGCCGTGCCAAGTCGTTCGCGAAGCTCATCAAGAACATCGAGGTCGCCGCGAAGATCGGCGGCGCCGACCTGAACGGCAATCCGACGCTCGTCGACGCCGTGCAGAAGGCCAAGAAGACCTCGGTGCCGAACGACAACATCGATCGCGCCATCAAGCGCGGCGCCGGCCTCACCGGCGACGCCGTCGACTACCAGACGATCATGTACGAGGGCTACGGCCCCGGCGGGCTCGCGCTGCTCATCGAGTGCCTCACCGACAACCGCAACCGCGCGGCGGCCGAGGTGCGCACGGCCATGAGCCGCAACGGCGGCACGATGGCCGACCCCGGCAGCGTCGCCTACAACTTCGCCCGCAAGGGCGTCATCTCGATCACGAAGACCGACGCCGTCACCGAGGACGACATCCTGCTCGCCGTCCTCGACGCCGGCGCCGAGGAGGTCATCGACCAGGGCGGCGGCTTCGAGGTCGTCACCGACCCGTCGCAGCTCACGGCCGCCCGCGCCGCGCTCACCGAGGCCGGCATCGAGTACGACGAGGCCGAGGCCGAGTTCGTCGCGAGCGTGCAGATCGAGGCCGACGCCGAGACCGCGCGCAAGCTCTTCCGCCTCGTCGACGCGATGGACGAGCTCGACGACGTGCAGAACGTCTACACGAACGTCTCCCTCACCCCCGAGGTGCGCGCCGCGCTCGACGACGACGAGGAGTAG
- a CDS encoding glycosyltransferase, whose product MTIEVERTDESEAFAALLLSSGLVTEQTLEFARAVKSRTGARIDEVLISQGLLDTESLLIAEAEAWGILPVDLPEVKFDDELVRRQSGQTYLSENWMPLRRAADGTVYVATSRGVAPERIARIRSALGEERIRMVATTSWDIKNAVLRLFRNEIADDAANELWRQNPAMSARITFSRGQKVAGIVSAIVLVALAVIWPVQVAIGLLTAMSLIFLAGTSFKFLVAMRGARYDVVERVSAAEVDALQDVDLPRYTVLVPVFREANIVGQLIRNLGGLDYPTEKLEVLILIEEEDDETREAVERSDPPPHFRIVTIPKGQPQTKPRACNVGLFFATGDLLVIYDAEDTPDPDQLKKAVVAFERGGDKTVCVQASLNYFNDTENALTRMFTLEYSYWFDYMLAGLDLGDLPIPLGGTSNHFRTSALVELGGWDPYNVTEDADLGIRASALGYRVGVINSTTMEEANTSIPNFVRQRSRWIKGYMQTTLVHARQPMAIIREIGLRRFLAFVLLIAGTPLTFLGVIPFYTITAITLFLPMEWVQPFFPLWLIWLTLLNFVIGNVIMIYLSMMGPYKRGTFHLVLWALLNPVYWLLHSVASYKALWQLLTKPHYWEKTEHGLTTHVQHAD is encoded by the coding sequence ATGACGATCGAGGTCGAGCGCACCGACGAGAGCGAAGCATTCGCGGCGCTGCTCCTCTCCAGCGGACTCGTGACGGAGCAGACGCTCGAGTTCGCCCGAGCCGTGAAGAGCCGTACGGGTGCGCGCATCGATGAGGTGCTCATCAGTCAGGGTCTGCTCGACACCGAGTCGCTCCTGATCGCCGAGGCCGAGGCGTGGGGCATCCTGCCCGTCGACCTGCCCGAGGTGAAGTTCGACGACGAGCTCGTGCGACGGCAGTCCGGGCAGACCTACCTCTCCGAGAACTGGATGCCCCTCCGGCGCGCAGCGGACGGCACCGTGTACGTCGCCACGAGCCGCGGCGTCGCTCCCGAGCGCATCGCGCGAATCCGCAGCGCCCTCGGCGAGGAGCGCATCCGCATGGTCGCGACCACGTCGTGGGACATCAAGAACGCCGTCCTCCGGCTCTTCCGCAACGAGATCGCCGATGACGCCGCGAACGAGCTGTGGCGGCAGAACCCGGCGATGTCGGCGCGCATCACCTTCAGCCGGGGCCAGAAGGTCGCCGGCATCGTCTCCGCGATCGTGCTCGTCGCGCTCGCGGTCATCTGGCCCGTGCAGGTCGCGATCGGTCTCCTCACCGCGATGAGCCTGATCTTCCTCGCCGGCACGAGCTTCAAGTTCCTGGTCGCGATGCGCGGGGCGCGGTACGACGTCGTGGAGCGGGTCTCCGCGGCCGAGGTCGATGCGCTGCAGGACGTCGACCTGCCCCGCTACACGGTGCTGGTGCCGGTGTTCCGCGAGGCCAACATCGTCGGCCAGCTCATCAGGAACCTGGGAGGGCTCGACTACCCGACCGAGAAGCTCGAGGTGCTCATCCTGATCGAGGAGGAGGACGACGAGACCCGCGAGGCGGTGGAGCGCTCCGACCCGCCCCCGCACTTCCGCATCGTCACCATCCCCAAGGGGCAGCCGCAGACGAAGCCCCGGGCCTGCAACGTCGGGCTCTTCTTCGCCACCGGCGACCTGCTGGTGATCTACGACGCCGAGGACACGCCCGACCCCGATCAGCTGAAGAAGGCCGTCGTCGCCTTCGAGCGCGGCGGCGACAAGACCGTCTGCGTGCAGGCGTCGTTGAACTACTTCAACGACACCGAGAACGCGCTCACGCGCATGTTCACGCTCGAGTACAGCTACTGGTTCGACTACATGCTCGCCGGCCTCGACCTCGGCGACCTCCCCATCCCGCTCGGCGGCACCTCGAATCACTTCCGCACCTCGGCGCTCGTCGAGCTCGGCGGTTGGGACCCGTACAACGTCACGGAGGACGCCGACCTCGGAATCCGCGCCAGCGCTCTGGGCTACCGGGTGGGCGTGATCAACTCCACGACGATGGAGGAGGCCAACACCTCGATCCCCAACTTCGTGCGGCAGCGCTCGCGCTGGATCAAGGGCTACATGCAGACGACGCTCGTGCACGCGCGCCAGCCGATGGCGATCATCCGCGAGATCGGGCTGCGCCGCTTCCTGGCCTTCGTGCTGCTCATCGCCGGCACGCCGCTGACCTTCCTCGGGGTCATCCCCTTCTACACGATCACGGCGATCACGCTCTTCCTGCCGATGGAGTGGGTGCAGCCGTTCTTCCCGCTCTGGCTCATCTGGCTGACGCTGCTCAACTTCGTGATCGGCAACGTGATCATGATCTACCTCTCGATGATGGGCCCCTACAAGCGGGGCACCTTCCATCTCGTCCTCTGGGCGCTGCTGAACCCCGTCTACTGGCTGCTGCACTCGGTCGCCTCGTACAAGGCGCTCTGGCAGCTGCTGACCAAGCCCCACTACTGGGAGAAGACCGAGCACGGATTGACGACGCATGTCCAGCACGCCGACTGA